In the Pseudothauera hydrothermalis genome, one interval contains:
- a CDS encoding cupin domain-containing protein codes for MIATLLGGLSPRQFLQEYWQKKPLLVRQAIPGFTGVLDREQLFALACDPDVESRWVRHDGDTWEVAHGPQRHSRLRGKRTPWTVLVQGVNLWVPEADRLLHSFDFIPQARLDDLMVSYAVDGGGVGPHFDHYDVFLLQGIGKRRWQIGDQKDHTLVEGAPLRILRHFHPTHDWVLEPGDMLYLPPHWAHNGIAMGECMTYSIGFRTPTAQELGVGFLGWLQERICLEGVYADPDLSLQDNSALISESMVDQVARMLQAIEWNRETVAEFLGEYLTEPKPQVFFDPPAQPLPRRRFERAVAQHGFALDARSILLFRKGRFFLNGEAIDAPTTEHHALAGLAHHRRLAPTSPPSPALLALLYDWYLAGFGYPQTV; via the coding sequence ATGATTGCGACCTTGCTCGGGGGCCTCTCGCCCCGCCAGTTCCTTCAAGAGTACTGGCAAAAAAAACCGCTTCTCGTCCGCCAGGCTATCCCCGGATTCACCGGCGTCCTGGATCGGGAGCAACTTTTTGCGCTTGCCTGCGACCCGGACGTCGAGTCGCGCTGGGTGCGTCACGACGGCGACACCTGGGAAGTGGCACACGGCCCGCAACGGCATAGCCGACTGCGGGGCAAACGCACGCCGTGGACCGTGTTGGTCCAAGGGGTCAACCTCTGGGTGCCCGAAGCCGACCGTCTGCTGCACAGCTTTGACTTCATCCCGCAAGCCCGGCTGGACGACTTGATGGTGAGCTATGCGGTCGACGGCGGTGGCGTCGGCCCACACTTCGACCACTACGACGTCTTTTTGCTGCAAGGCATCGGCAAGCGGCGCTGGCAGATTGGCGACCAAAAAGACCACACCCTGGTCGAAGGCGCCCCGCTGCGCATTCTGCGCCATTTCCACCCCACTCATGACTGGGTGCTGGAACCGGGCGACATGCTGTATCTACCGCCGCACTGGGCGCACAACGGCATCGCGATGGGTGAATGCATGACCTACTCCATCGGTTTCCGCACCCCGACCGCGCAGGAACTCGGCGTCGGGTTTCTCGGCTGGCTGCAGGAGCGCATCTGTCTGGAGGGGGTCTATGCCGATCCGGATCTGTCCTTGCAGGACAACTCCGCGCTGATTTCCGAATCCATGGTCGACCAGGTCGCGCGCATGTTGCAGGCAATCGAATGGAACCGCGAGACGGTGGCGGAGTTTCTGGGCGAATACCTCACCGAACCCAAGCCGCAGGTGTTCTTTGACCCGCCAGCGCAGCCGTTGCCGCGCAGGCGCTTTGAGCGGGCAGTCGCGCAGCATGGCTTCGCACTGGACGCCCGCTCCATTTTGCTATTTCGCAAAGGGCGCTTCTTTCTCAATGGTGAAGCGATCGATGCGCCCACGACAGAACACCATGCGCTGGCCGGCCTTGCTCATCATCGGCGCTTGGCGCCGACCTCCCCGCCCAGCCCGGCGTTGCTGGCCCTGCTGTACGATTGGTATTTGGCCGGATTCGGCTATCCGCAGACGGTTTGA
- a CDS encoding histone deacetylase family protein — protein MTTTAFITHRECWLHEMGSFHPECPDRLAAINDRLIAAGLDLYLSFYDAPYAEVEHIARAHPVSYFESLKANVPEHGIRHLDPDTAMCPNTLKAALRSAGAGVLATDLVIKGEVENAFCAIRPPGHHAERTKAMGFCFLNNVAIAALHALEAHGLERVAIIDFDVHHGNGTEDIFREDPRVMMASIFQHPFYPYSGADNPPAHMCNVPVPAGTRGDAFRQIVSDMWLPALRNHNPQAIFISAGFDAHYEDDMGSLGLVESDYIWVTEQIKALAAECGHKRIVSMLEGGYSLSSLARSVVSHIKALADL, from the coding sequence ATGACCACGACCGCGTTCATCACGCACCGTGAATGCTGGCTTCATGAAATGGGGAGTTTTCACCCCGAGTGTCCAGACCGCCTGGCAGCGATCAACGACCGTCTGATCGCCGCCGGTCTGGATCTCTATTTGTCGTTTTACGATGCCCCTTACGCCGAAGTCGAACACATCGCCCGCGCCCACCCGGTGAGTTATTTCGAGTCGCTCAAGGCCAACGTGCCCGAGCACGGTATTCGTCACTTGGACCCGGACACGGCCATGTGCCCCAACACGCTGAAGGCCGCACTGCGCTCGGCCGGCGCCGGCGTGCTGGCCACCGATCTGGTGATCAAGGGCGAGGTGGAAAACGCCTTCTGCGCCATTCGCCCGCCCGGCCACCATGCGGAACGGACCAAGGCGATGGGGTTTTGCTTTCTCAACAACGTGGCCATTGCCGCTTTGCACGCGCTCGAAGCGCACGGTCTTGAACGGGTGGCGATCATCGATTTCGATGTGCACCACGGCAACGGCACGGAAGACATTTTCCGCGAAGACCCGCGGGTGATGATGGCCAGCATTTTTCAGCATCCGTTCTATCCCTACAGCGGCGCGGACAACCCGCCGGCCCATATGTGCAACGTGCCGGTGCCCGCCGGCACTCGTGGCGACGCGTTCCGGCAGATCGTCTCCGACATGTGGCTGCCGGCGCTGCGCAATCACAATCCGCAGGCCATTTTCATTTCCGCTGGCTTTGACGCCCACTACGAGGACGATATGGGCTCGCTCGGCCTGGTCGAATCCGATTACATCTGGGTGACCGAGCAAATCAAGGCCCTGGCGGCCGAATGCGGCCACAAACGCATCGTGTCGATGCTCGAAGGCGGCTACAGCCTGTCTTCGCTTGCCCGGTCGGTGGTCTCGCATATCAAAGCCTTGGCCGATCTTTGA
- the rlmD gene encoding 23S rRNA (uracil(1939)-C(5))-methyltransferase RlmD, which produces MSVTVIESLDLEGRGVARVDGKAVFIEGALPGETVAYEVHRSRPNYDQAHTLQVLRASALRVTPRCPHFGVCGGCSMQHLDASAQAAIKQRVLEDALWHVGRVRPRMVHAAIHGPAWGYRDRARLTVRLVPSKGGVLVGFHQRRSSYVADMHTCPVLPKHVSALLPALHRLIAGLSIPDRLPQIEIARGQAATVLVFRHLLPLDAADEARLAAFAQAHRVQVWLQPAGPDSAHPLYPRDAPGLYYTLPEFGLRMDFRPTDFTQVNVHINRVLIRRALQWLAPVAGERIADLFCGLGNFSLPIARSGAEVVGVEGSEALVRRAGDNARRNGLAANTRFYAANLFEATEDSLAALGPLDKLLIDPPREGALAVVKAIGPQQRPRRIVYVSCNPATLARDAAVLVHDKGYVLSGAGIANMFPHTSHVESIAVFDDPRR; this is translated from the coding sequence ATGTCCGTGACCGTCATCGAATCGCTCGACTTGGAAGGCCGCGGTGTAGCCCGCGTCGATGGCAAAGCTGTGTTCATCGAGGGCGCGCTGCCGGGCGAGACGGTGGCGTATGAGGTGCATCGCAGCCGACCGAATTACGATCAGGCCCACACCCTGCAGGTACTGCGGGCCAGTGCCCTGCGGGTGACGCCGCGTTGTCCGCATTTCGGCGTGTGCGGCGGCTGTTCAATGCAGCATCTGGATGCCAGTGCGCAGGCCGCGATCAAGCAGCGGGTGCTGGAAGATGCGTTATGGCATGTCGGGCGGGTGCGGCCCAGAATGGTGCATGCGGCCATCCACGGCCCGGCCTGGGGCTACCGCGATCGGGCACGGCTGACCGTTCGCCTGGTGCCCAGCAAAGGCGGTGTGCTGGTCGGCTTTCATCAACGCCGCTCCAGCTACGTGGCCGACATGCACACCTGTCCGGTGCTGCCGAAGCATGTGTCGGCGCTGTTGCCTGCCTTGCATCGGCTGATTGCCGGGCTGTCGATCCCCGACCGTTTGCCGCAGATTGAAATTGCCCGCGGCCAGGCCGCCACCGTGCTGGTGTTTCGCCACCTGTTACCGCTCGATGCGGCCGATGAAGCACGCTTGGCGGCGTTCGCACAAGCGCACCGGGTGCAGGTCTGGTTGCAGCCGGCGGGCCCGGATTCGGCGCATCCGTTGTATCCGCGCGATGCGCCCGGTCTGTATTACACCCTGCCGGAATTCGGCCTGCGCATGGACTTCCGCCCGACCGATTTCACCCAGGTCAATGTGCATATCAACCGCGTGCTGATCCGCCGTGCGCTGCAATGGCTGGCACCCGTTGCGGGCGAGCGTATTGCCGATTTGTTCTGTGGTTTGGGTAACTTCAGTCTGCCGATCGCGCGCAGCGGCGCCGAAGTGGTAGGCGTGGAGGGCAGCGAGGCCCTGGTCCGGCGTGCCGGCGACAACGCCCGGCGCAACGGCCTGGCTGCCAATACCCGGTTTTACGCGGCCAACCTGTTCGAGGCCACCGAAGACAGTCTTGCCGCGCTGGGGCCGCTCGACAAGCTGCTGATCGATCCGCCGCGCGAGGGCGCGCTTGCCGTGGTCAAGGCCATCGGACCGCAGCAGCGGCCCCGGCGCATCGTCTATGTGTCGTGCAATCCGGCTACGCTGGCGCGCGATGCCGCGGTATTGGTGCACGACAAAGGCTATGTGCTCAGCGGTGCCGGGATCGCCAATATGTTTCCGCACACCTCACATGTGGAGTCGATTGCGGTATTCGATGATCCGCGCCGCTAG
- a CDS encoding phosphate-starvation-inducible PsiE family protein, with translation MAGRDDDPHSNFSAGQRDRLLNGLHAIIRQAVRALSILMVLVILWGIVDVVWVLYQKLTAPPFLLLGISDIFAIFGAFLVVLIAIEIFVNISLYLRDDVIHVKLVVATALMAIARKVIVLDFNTVEPAYVYATAATVLALGITYWLVSKQART, from the coding sequence ATGGCAGGGCGCGACGACGATCCGCATAGCAACTTTTCTGCCGGACAACGGGACCGTCTGCTCAACGGCCTGCACGCGATCATCCGCCAGGCGGTGCGGGCGCTGTCCATCCTGATGGTGCTGGTGATCCTGTGGGGCATCGTGGACGTGGTCTGGGTGCTGTACCAGAAGCTCACCGCACCGCCTTTCCTGCTGCTCGGCATCAGCGACATCTTCGCCATCTTTGGCGCCTTTCTGGTGGTGCTGATCGCCATTGAGATCTTCGTGAATATCTCGCTCTACCTGCGTGACGATGTCATTCACGTCAAGCTGGTGGTGGCCACCGCGCTGATGGCCATCGCGCGCAAGGTCATCGTGCTCGATTTCAACACGGTTGAACCGGCCTACGTTTATGCGACTGCCGCCACGGTGCTGGCGCTGGGCATTACCTACTGGCTGGTGAGTAAGCAGGCGCGCACCTGA
- the bamC gene encoding outer membrane protein assembly factor BamC, which yields MNRSSRRVVSLVALSLALGGCGTLESKKIDYKSAQSIRPLEIPPDLTAPTRDDRYAVPDVSPRGVATYSAYSADRAARPQAGVEVLPAVEQMRIERAGTQRWLVVPGDADKLWPQIKDFWLELGFILNIERPDIGVMETDWAEDRAKIPQDFIRSTIGKVLDGLYSTPERDKFRTRLEPGQDGKSVEIYISHRGMMEIYPTEAKDHTIWQPRPADPELEAEMLRRLMVHLGADEARAAAQLATAAVPERAQIQTTADGRVALSMNESFDRAWRRVGLALDRIGFTVEDRDRSQGLYYVRYIDPEAEEGGKRNKGFLSRLAFWRSDEKVAESGSEYRLRLRSEGEQTVVTVLSREGGEDASATARRMLSLLHEQLR from the coding sequence ATGAACCGTTCATCGCGTCGTGTCGTCTCCCTCGTTGCGCTGTCGCTGGCGCTCGGCGGTTGCGGCACCCTGGAATCCAAGAAAATCGACTACAAAAGCGCGCAGAGTATCCGCCCGCTTGAAATTCCGCCCGATCTGACCGCCCCGACGCGCGACGATCGCTATGCGGTGCCGGATGTCTCTCCGCGTGGCGTGGCGACTTATTCGGCCTACAGCGCCGACCGTGCGGCCCGGCCTCAGGCCGGTGTCGAGGTCCTGCCTGCCGTCGAGCAGATGCGTATCGAGCGCGCCGGCACGCAGCGCTGGCTGGTCGTGCCCGGCGATGCAGACAAACTGTGGCCGCAGATCAAGGATTTCTGGCTGGAACTCGGTTTCATCCTGAATATCGAGCGGCCTGATATCGGCGTCATGGAAACCGACTGGGCGGAGGATCGCGCAAAGATTCCGCAGGATTTCATCCGCTCGACCATCGGCAAAGTGCTCGATGGTTTGTACTCCACCCCGGAGCGTGACAAGTTCCGCACCCGCCTGGAGCCGGGGCAGGATGGCAAGTCCGTGGAGATTTACATCAGTCACCGTGGCATGATGGAAATCTATCCCACCGAGGCCAAGGATCACACCATTTGGCAGCCGCGTCCTGCCGACCCCGAACTGGAGGCGGAGATGCTGCGTCGGCTGATGGTGCATCTGGGTGCGGACGAGGCTCGCGCCGCCGCGCAGCTGGCTACCGCAGCCGTACCGGAGCGGGCACAGATTCAGACGACTGCCGATGGGCGCGTGGCCTTGTCGATGAACGAATCCTTCGATCGCGCCTGGCGCCGGGTGGGTTTGGCGCTAGATCGCATCGGTTTCACGGTCGAAGACCGCGACCGTTCTCAGGGCCTGTATTACGTGCGTTACATCGACCCCGAGGCAGAGGAGGGCGGGAAGCGGAACAAGGGCTTCTTGTCGCGGCTGGCGTTCTGGCGCAGCGATGAAAAAGTGGCCGAATCGGGAAGCGAATACCGGCTGCGGCTGCGTAGCGAGGGCGAGCAAACGGTGGTCACGGTGCTGAGTCGCGAGGGCGGTGAAGATGCCTCCGCCACCGCACGTCGCATGTTGAGCCTGTTGCACGAGCAATTGCGCTGA
- a CDS encoding AAA family ATPase, which yields MPPQRVTRLLEAANQIILGKDHELRLALTCAIAGGHLLIEDVPGVGKTTLAHVMARLIGLQFQRIQFTSDLLPADILGVSVFDRDTNAFRFSPGPIFAQLILADEINRATPKTQSALLEAMEEHQVTADGQTFALPAPFFVIATQNPAEQIGTFALPESQLDRFLMRIRLGYPDRGAERALLMGEDRRGLLARREAVICPQDLLDLQQAARQIIATDRLIDYLYALITATRQHAELTAGLSPRAGLALLSAARAWALIHGRDYVLPEDVQAMFIHVAGHRLHLAGDGRPAPPQLLQAIIQAVPLI from the coding sequence ATGCCCCCGCAACGTGTCACCCGTTTGCTCGAAGCCGCCAACCAGATCATTCTCGGTAAAGACCATGAACTACGCCTTGCGCTGACCTGCGCCATTGCCGGCGGGCACTTGTTGATCGAGGACGTGCCCGGCGTGGGCAAGACCACACTGGCCCATGTGATGGCGCGACTGATCGGTTTGCAGTTCCAGCGCATCCAATTTACCAGTGATCTGCTGCCGGCCGACATTCTCGGCGTTTCGGTGTTCGACCGCGACACCAATGCCTTTCGCTTCAGCCCCGGGCCGATCTTTGCGCAACTGATCCTCGCCGACGAGATCAACCGCGCCACCCCCAAAACGCAAAGCGCCCTGCTCGAAGCCATGGAAGAACACCAGGTGACCGCCGACGGCCAGACATTTGCCTTGCCGGCGCCTTTTTTTGTCATCGCCACGCAGAACCCGGCGGAGCAAATCGGCACCTTTGCACTGCCGGAGAGCCAACTGGACCGCTTTCTGATGCGCATCCGTCTGGGGTATCCGGACCGCGGCGCCGAGCGTGCCCTGTTGATGGGCGAAGATCGTCGCGGTCTGCTCGCGCGCCGTGAGGCGGTGATCTGTCCGCAAGACCTGCTCGACCTGCAACAGGCGGCCCGTCAGATCATCGCGACCGACCGGCTGATCGACTATCTTTACGCGCTCATCACCGCCACCCGCCAACACGCCGAACTGACCGCTGGACTCAGCCCTCGCGCCGGTCTGGCGCTATTGTCGGCCGCGCGTGCCTGGGCGCTGATTCATGGCCGCGACTATGTGCTGCCCGAAGATGTGCAGGCCATGTTCATCCATGTCGCCGGCCATCGCCTGCACCTGGCAGGCGACGGTCGACCGGCGCCACCGCAACTGTTGCAGGCCATCATCCAGGCCGTGCCGTTGATCTGA
- the parC gene encoding DNA topoisomerase IV subunit A, producing MSQDTLDLFATPPADAPPPPPPAPIGNDGGNGDGSLPLDRYAERAYLAYAMSVVKSRALPQVEDGMKPVQRRILFAMNEMRLAAGAKHVKSARVVGDVIGKYHPHGDASVYDAMVRVAQDFSLRYPLIDGQGNFGSRDGDSAAAMRYTECRLTPIAELLLAEIDRNTVDFVPNYDGAFQEPKLLPARLPFVLLNGASGIAVGMATEIPPHNLREVAEATCHLIHHPEAALDDILALLPGPDFPGGGQLISPPEVIREAYASGRGSLRLRARWRIEELARGQWRVIVHELPHGTSTASVLAEIEALTNPQPRAGKKEVSQEQKQLKQRLLGVLETVRDESSEAEPVRIVLEPRSSRIDRDEFMAVLLAHTGLESSVPVNLTMIGRDGRPQQKNLVQILREWIDFRYVTVERRTRHRLDEVARRIHILEGRMIAYLHIEEVIRVIRESDEPKPALIDAFGLTTLQAEDILEIRLRQLARLEGFKIEKELAELKEERKGLQHLLDNRAAMTQLIVREIDEDAKKYGDTRRTLIETVAPAAAADIGVADEPVTVIVSKNGWVRTRVGHGLDPNTIGYKAGDFAFAQIETRTTWPLVVIDTNGRAYTVKVSDLPGGRGDGTPITTLVDFQDGGKLAQVLSASPDSTWLFANSGGYGFLCTLAEATSRQRAGKAFMTLERGEKVLPPAPALGAWIAAVSANGRLLIFARSEMKVQAGGRGVILMKLESGEALTAVALPADDAPLRIVGTGRGGKPITIELQPAQREPLRHRRTAKGVTLSPKIAPQRLES from the coding sequence ATGAGCCAAGACACCCTCGACCTCTTCGCTACCCCGCCGGCAGATGCCCCGCCGCCGCCACCGCCCGCCCCCATCGGCAACGACGGCGGCAACGGCGATGGCAGCCTGCCGCTCGACCGCTACGCCGAGCGCGCCTACCTGGCCTATGCGATGAGTGTGGTCAAGTCGCGCGCCTTGCCGCAGGTTGAAGACGGCATGAAGCCGGTGCAGCGCCGCATCCTCTTTGCGATGAACGAAATGCGGCTGGCAGCCGGCGCCAAACACGTGAAAAGTGCGCGCGTGGTTGGTGACGTCATCGGCAAATACCACCCGCATGGCGACGCCAGCGTGTATGACGCCATGGTGCGTGTGGCGCAGGACTTTTCGCTGCGCTATCCACTGATCGACGGTCAGGGCAACTTCGGCTCGCGCGACGGCGACTCGGCCGCGGCGATGCGCTACACCGAATGCCGCCTGACCCCGATCGCCGAGCTGCTGCTCGCCGAGATCGACCGCAACACGGTGGATTTCGTCCCCAACTACGATGGTGCCTTTCAGGAACCCAAGCTACTGCCCGCGCGCCTGCCTTTCGTGCTGCTCAACGGCGCCTCGGGGATTGCGGTGGGCATGGCCACCGAAATTCCGCCGCACAACCTGCGCGAGGTGGCCGAAGCCACCTGCCACCTGATCCACCACCCGGAAGCGGCGCTGGACGACATCCTGGCGCTGCTGCCGGGGCCGGACTTTCCCGGCGGCGGTCAGCTGATTTCCCCACCCGAAGTCATCCGCGAGGCTTACGCCAGCGGACGCGGCAGTCTGCGCCTGCGAGCACGCTGGCGGATCGAAGAACTTGCCCGCGGCCAGTGGCGGGTCATCGTCCATGAACTGCCACACGGCACCTCTACTGCCAGCGTACTGGCCGAAATCGAGGCGCTCACCAACCCGCAGCCACGCGCCGGCAAAAAGGAAGTCAGCCAGGAACAGAAACAGCTCAAACAACGCCTGCTCGGTGTGCTGGAGACGGTGCGCGACGAATCCTCCGAAGCCGAACCGGTGCGCATCGTGCTGGAACCACGCTCCAGCCGCATCGACCGCGATGAATTCATGGCCGTGCTGCTGGCCCACACCGGGCTGGAGAGCAGCGTGCCGGTCAACCTCACCATGATAGGCCGCGACGGGCGTCCGCAGCAAAAAAACCTGGTGCAGATCCTGCGCGAGTGGATCGACTTTCGCTATGTCACCGTCGAACGCCGCACCCGCCACCGGCTCGACGAAGTCGCCCGGCGCATCCACATTCTTGAAGGGCGGATGATCGCCTACCTTCACATCGAAGAAGTGATCCGCGTCATCCGTGAGTCCGATGAACCCAAGCCGGCACTCATCGACGCCTTCGGTCTGACCACACTGCAGGCTGAAGACATTCTGGAAATCCGCCTGCGTCAACTCGCTCGGCTGGAAGGCTTCAAGATCGAAAAAGAACTGGCCGAACTCAAAGAGGAACGCAAAGGACTACAACACCTGCTCGATAACCGCGCGGCAATGACTCAACTCATCGTGCGCGAGATCGACGAGGACGCCAAAAAATACGGCGACACCCGCCGCACGCTGATCGAAACCGTCGCCCCGGCCGCGGCGGCAGACATTGGCGTGGCCGACGAGCCGGTCACTGTGATCGTGTCCAAAAACGGCTGGGTGCGCACCCGCGTCGGACACGGCCTGGACCCTAATACCATCGGCTACAAGGCTGGCGACTTTGCCTTCGCACAGATCGAAACCCGTACCACCTGGCCGCTGGTGGTCATCGACACCAACGGTCGCGCCTATACGGTGAAAGTATCCGACCTGCCCGGCGGCCGCGGCGACGGCACCCCGATCACCACGCTGGTGGATTTCCAGGACGGCGGCAAACTTGCCCAGGTGCTCTCCGCCAGCCCCGACTCCACTTGGCTGTTCGCCAACTCCGGCGGTTACGGCTTCCTTTGCACGCTGGCAGAAGCCACCAGCCGCCAACGTGCCGGCAAGGCTTTCATGACCCTGGAGAGGGGCGAAAAAGTATTGCCGCCCGCCCCCGCCCTGGGCGCATGGATCGCTGCGGTGTCGGCCAACGGCCGCCTGCTCATCTTTGCCCGCAGCGAAATGAAAGTGCAGGCCGGCGGGCGCGGCGTGATCCTGATGAAACTGGAAAGCGGCGAAGCGCTGACCGCCGTCGCCCTGCCAGCAGACGACGCTCCGCTACGCATTGTCGGCACCGGCCGCGGTGGCAAACCGATCACCATCGAACTCCAACCCGCGCAGCGCGAACCCCTGCGCCACCGCCGCACCGCCAAGGGGGTGACATTGTCGCCCAAGATTGCGCCGCAACGGCTGGAGAGTTGA
- the dapA gene encoding 4-hydroxy-tetrahydrodipicolinate synthase → MITGSIVAIVTPMLEDGSLDIARLRSLIDFHVAEGTDGIVIVGTTGESPTVNFEEHCQLIKVAVEHAAGRIPVIAGTGANSTAEAVELARFAASVGATAHLSVVPYYNKPSQEGLYRHFRTIAEAVDLPLILYNVPGRTVADLSNDTALRLAEIPNVVGIKDATGSIDRACDLIARAPAGFALYSGDDMTAACFIMLGGHGTISVTANVAPRAMHDMCAAALEGDARRVREINASLVGLHRELFCEANPIPVKWAVEQMGLIGPGIRLPLTPLSPALHQRVRQAMRQAGIQV, encoded by the coding sequence ATGATTACCGGATCTATAGTCGCCATCGTCACCCCGATGCTCGAAGATGGCAGCCTGGATATCGCCCGCCTGCGCAGCCTGATCGATTTTCATGTTGCCGAAGGCACGGACGGTATCGTCATCGTCGGCACCACCGGCGAGTCGCCCACGGTCAATTTTGAAGAGCATTGCCAACTGATCAAAGTCGCCGTCGAGCACGCGGCCGGCCGCATTCCGGTGATCGCCGGCACCGGGGCCAACAGCACTGCCGAGGCGGTGGAGTTGGCGCGTTTTGCTGCCAGTGTCGGCGCCACCGCGCACTTGTCGGTGGTGCCGTACTACAACAAGCCTTCTCAAGAAGGGCTGTATCGCCATTTCCGCACCATCGCCGAGGCGGTCGATCTGCCGCTGATCCTCTACAACGTGCCCGGCCGCACGGTGGCAGACTTGTCCAACGACACGGCCTTGCGCTTGGCCGAAATCCCCAACGTCGTCGGAATCAAGGATGCCACCGGCAGCATCGACCGGGCGTGCGATCTGATCGCCCGTGCGCCGGCCGGTTTTGCGCTCTATAGCGGCGATGACATGACCGCGGCGTGCTTCATCATGCTGGGTGGGCATGGCACCATTTCGGTCACCGCCAACGTGGCGCCTCGCGCCATGCACGACATGTGCGCTGCGGCGCTGGAAGGCGATGCGCGCCGGGTGCGCGAAATCAACGCCAGCCTGGTGGGTTTGCATCGCGAGCTGTTTTGTGAAGCCAACCCGATTCCGGTCAAATGGGCGGTCGAACAGATGGGTTTGATCGGTCCGGGCATCCGTTTGCCGCTCACCCCGCTGTCGCCGGCACTGCACCAGCGTGTGCGCCAAGCCATGCGCCAGGCGGGCATCCAGGTTTGA